A region of the Polaribacter sp. L3A8 genome:
TGAGCTTGGTCACACTCTAGGATTACCTCATAATATGGGGAGTTCTACAGCGTATCCAGTAGATTCTTTACGCTCTGCTTCTTTTACTAAAAAGTACGGAACAGCACCTTCTATTATGGATTATGCTCGTTTTAATTACGTTGCACAACCAGAAGATAAAGGTGTTGCATTAATGCCAAATATTGGTACCTACGATAAATATGCAATTTCTTGGGGATACAGACCTATTTTAGATAAAAGTGCTATTGATGAAAAACCAATTTTAGACTCTTGGATTTTAAAACATGCAGGAGACCCAATGTACAGATTTGGACATCAACAAGCATCTGGAGTTGTAGATCCTAGTTCTCAAACAGAAGATTTAGGAGACAACGCTATGAAAGCTTCTATGTATGGTATTAAAAATTTACAAAGAATTTTACCTAGATTAGAGGAATGGACATCTGAAAAAGGTGAAAATTATGACGAATTATCTACCATGTACGGACAAGTTTTAAGTCAATTTAACAGATACATGGGTCACGTGACAGCAAATGTTGGTGGGGTTTACGAAAACTTTAAAACCACAGACCAAGAAGGTGCTGTGTACACTCCTGTAGATAAAGCAACTCAAAAAGAAGCGTTACAATTTGTTATTGATGAGTTATTTAAAACACCAACTTGGATGTTAGACCAAAACATTTTTAGCAAAACTGAATTTTCTGGTTCTGTAGAAAGAGTTAGAGGTTTACAAGCAAGAACTTTAAATAATATATTAGATGCTGGTAGAATGGCACGTATGATAGAAAATGAAACCTCTAATGGTTCTAAAGCTTATTCTTTAATTAGCATGATGAGCGATTTAAGAAAAGGAGTTTGGAGTGAAATTTATGCAGAAAAATCTATTGACACCTACAGAAGAAACTTACAAAGAGCTTATTTAGACAGGTTAGATTACCTACTAAATAAGGCATCAGACCAAAAAGGTGCTAATAGCGGTTATAGTAAAAAAACTGGTATTACAATCAACCAATCTGATGTAAAATCTGTAGCAATAGGAGAGTTAAAACGTTTACAACGTGATGCAAAATCTGCATCTAACAGAGGCAATACGTTAACTCGTTACCACTTACAAGATGTTGTAGATAGAATTGATACAATTTTAGATCCTAAATAATTTATTTAGAATTATAACATATTAAAACCACGTCTTAAATTGGCGTGGTTTTTGCTTTTTTAATAATTACAAGCATTCTATTTTGAAACAAAAAAGATTCTTCTTTATACTTTTTTTTAACTTAGTAATCACCTCATCTTTTTCTCAAGAAAAAATTACATGTAGAGTTTTAGATGTAACCTCTAAAGAACCTATAACGTATGCTACCGTAATGCTTAAAAAGATAGAAAGAGGTACACATGCAGACTTAAATGGAGGTTTCCAAATTCCTATTAAATACAAAAGCAACGGAATTATAAAAATATCTTCCATTGGATATCTATCTAAAGAAGTACAACTATCTAAACTAAATAGCAATGGTATAAATATCATTTATTTATCCACCTCAAATAATAAGTTAGATGAAGTTGTTATCAAAACCTCTAAAAAGAAAAAAAGAAAATTATTAGGCATCCAAATTGTTAAAAGAGCCATTAAAAACATATTGGATAACTATCCAACAGAACCACATTCTTATATTGGTTATTATAGAGATTACCAGCAACCCGTTGGAGACTCTTATCAAAAGAACAGACAATCTAAAGTAGCAATTAAATACCTAAATGTCCATGAAGCAATTATAGAATCTTTTGATGCAGGTTTTGATAGTGATAAATTAAAAGGCAATAAAAATCAGTCTCTTTTATATAATTATAAAATAAACACAAAGTTTATTAGAGACTCTACACTTACAATTCCTTATGACAATAAAAACAAAAAATATTCTGAAAGTGTATATATCACTCCTTTAGGCGGAAATGAGCTCAACTTATTAAACCTCACAAATACGATTAGAAGTCATGATAAAATGTCTTTTTCCTACAGCAATGTTTTTCAAAAAGACTTTGTAAAAAACCATAAATTCAGATTAAAAAACATCGTGTTTGCAGATAGTATCCCTTTATATGAAGTAACATTTTCTTCTATTTTAGAAAAAACAAGTTTTGAATACTCTGCTTATGGCAGTATCTATATTTCTAAACAAGATTTTTCTATTTATAAATTGAACTACAATCTCTACTATAGAAACAAGAAAAACCCACAATATGCTGTTACCATAGAATACACACCAAAAAAAGGTAAAATGTATTTGAATTACATCACTTTTAATAATTTCTTTGAAGCAACCAATGGAAATTATTTTAAAATTGATAAAACCTTTTTCAATAGCAAACAAAAAACTTTTAAAATCTATTTTAACAGAAGTGTAGCACTTACAAGCATTGATAAAAGAAATTTTAAAATCTATTACAAAAATAAAAGATTAAAAGTAACTGCTATTAGTCCTTTTGAAGGTAGTCTAAGAATTTTTAATGTTTTTATTGATGACAAATCTATTGCCGAAATAAATTTTGAAAACGAAAAAAATAACCCTAGATATACTTCTTTTTTTCAGTTTGATATTACCAAGTTAAAAGATCTAAGTGGTCATGAAATTGATAAAAGAGCGAGTATAAAGATGAATAAATACCGAGAATTCTTTGTACAAGAAACCTTTGAGAATAAAACAGCAACTCCACAAAACAAGTTTATAGATAAAAATGCTCCATTATCTAGAGCCAAAATAACCAAGTTAAAACTAGAACATGATTACTGGTTAAACACTCCTTTAAAATCTAGTAAAAATTAATTTTTGATTACATATGAGTATTTAAAAAAAAGCTAAAACTTCGTCTTAATTGATGAGGCTTTTTTATACCTAGTAATTTGGGTTGTTTCTAAACCTAAAAATTACTAATTTCGTTATCGTCTGATATATCAAATTAAAACTCGCCATATCAATAAAGTTAGCAATAATTAAACTCACGAAGTTGTAAGGAATTATAAAAAATATCAACTAATTATTTAAAAATATTAATTATAAAAAAACAAATCAAAATGAAAAAAAATAAAAATTACTTATCAATCCTTTTTTTGTTATCAATCTTCGCATTTGTAATTGTCGCTTGTAGAGATGATGATAATGATTCGGCTAATGAGCCTCAAAGCTATTTTGCAGTAGCCAATAGGGGGAGCAATACCATTACATATCATAACACAGAAAATTTATCTTTATTAGGAACAACTTCGCTACCCGATGGTACTCAACCTACTTATGTAGCATATTCTAGAAAAAAAAATAGAATTTATACAGGTGGTTTAGAAAATGGAATGTTGTATGAAATTAATTCTGAGACATTTAAAATAGAGCGTAGTGTTTTAGTTGGGTTAGGCGCATTCCACCTTTGGTTAAATGATTCTGTAGATCAATTATGGGTAAATAATATTAATAGTTCTGTAAAAACAACCACTGTTGTAGATTTAAATACATTTACTGTAAAACAGACAATTAATTTACCAAGTACTTTAGGTCTTTCTACTAATGCAATTCAACACGATGTTATAATTAATCCACAAGGCAATTTCGCATATGTTACTATTTTGGATGGGATGAATACTAGCCATCTTGTACAATACAATACAGATGATTTTTCAATCGCAAATACGTTTGAATTTGGTGGTGACGGACACGTTGGATTTTTCAATAATTCGCTATACTCGCTTTCCCAAAACGCTGGAGAAATTAAACAACACCAACCAGATAATTTAACTGAAATAGAAAATATTTCTTTTTCTGGTTCTCACGGAGTAACAGCTAGCGCTAATTATCTTTTTGCTGCCGATTTACCCAATGGAAGGTTAGGTGTTATCGATGCTCAAAACAATATCACTTCGACACTTAACACTAGTTTTGATGCCACACATAACTTAGCTGTAAATAATTCTGGTAACAAACTAATTGTTAGTTATTCGGGTGGAGCACAAACCAAGATAGAGTTATTTGATATAACTAATGGACAATTAACATCAAATACAACATTAGATTCTGGAACTAACCCATTTGGTGTAGCTTTTATTCAAAAATAATCGAATCCGAAAACAAAATTGGTTGTTTTTGGTGTTACAATCGTTTTATGGCAACACTAATTCGAATTATTTTAAAATAAATAACTATTGCCAACAAAGAACTGAGCTAAAAAACAACTCTTTTCTTCATTAAATTTACGCACTATTATTATAGGCTCATAATTCTATCAATTAGTATTTTGAGCTTTTATTTTTTATGTAATTACTATTTATTTTGATAAAACAGAAACGTACGTTTCGTCATATGGTAAACCTGATTTTGCGATAGCAAAACTCTGTTTTATCAATTTATTTGAAACCGCTATTAAAGCCAATTTCTTACTCTTACCCTTGTTAACAATTCGCTCATAAATCTCACGACATCCTTTATTATGTTTACAAGCTGTAAAAGCACAGAGAAACAAGAGGTTTCGTAGTTTCCTATTTCCAACCTTACTTATTCTACTTCTTCCACGTACACTACTTCCAGACACTCTTATCGTTGGAGTGATCCCTACATAACTACATAATTGTGAAGCCGTTTCAAACTTCCTAAACCCATCAGTAATTACGATTAAAAACAATGCCGTTTTCAAACCTATCCCTGGAATACTAGTTAGTAATGTTAATTGTGCTTGCTGGTCTTGTTTTACTAACGAAAGTACTTTTGTTTCGATTCCTAAAATCTCTTTATCTAAATGTTTTTTAGTCCGTTTTAAAGAACCATAAACCCACTTAGAGGGAATCCCTAAAACTTCTTCTCCGTGAATTTTATTCTTTACCGCTGTGCGTTTTTTAATATCACTATCTAATAATCTAAACAACTGTAAGCACTCACTCTGAACATTGGTAAGAGCAGTATACAATGGAACTTCATTGATGCCTCCATATTCACAGATAGCCTTTGCATCACTTTTATCCGTCTTTACTTTAGACAATTTCATTTGGATAAAACGCTTTACAGATAAAGGATTTACAATAGATACAAAAATGCTTTGTTTGTATAAAAACTGAGCTAACCTGTAATGGTAATAACCCGTTGCTTCCATAATTACTAATGAGTTTTTAGGGAGATTTTTTAAGAATATTTTAAACCCTAATTCATCATTTTTAAACTGATCATGACCACTTGTACTTCCATAAACATCAAAAACGTCTTTACTGATGTCAACTCCAAAAATTTCCTTATATTTATTCATAAGAACTGATTTATGAAAGAATAACCTACTTTTACTCACAACAACTTGAAAACGAGATCTAGGTCTCACAGAACTGAACGTGATTTTAGTAGAAAAGAGAGAGGATTACCAATGTTGTCGAAGTCTAAGCTTCACCGTATAAATTAACCTTAATTCTCTCTTTTATTCTTTCTGATTATATACTTAAATTTAGTCTTTTATTATAAAATGCTAACTTAAGAAGTATAAAAATAATAGGGTGGTTTTGGCTTAATACAAAGGTAATTTTGTATTTGCAAAGTCGCCCTTTATTGTTTTAGTTTTTAATTAGTCTAAATTGTAAAAACAAAAAAAGAGCCTGTGGCTCAACTGAATGGTTTGTGCATTTTTTATGCCCTACTATTCTTATACTAACCGATAACAAAACCATAACCCTACCTCAACTTAAAATAAGAAACTCGATAAACAATTTGTGAGTATTTATTCTAATATCTGATACTAAGTTTATCAAACGCATTAAAAAGTATTCTATATTTGCAGCAGAATATTTTTTATGAGTCAGACACTTTTATCTTCTCCTTTACAAGGATTTACAGATTACAAATTTAGAAATGCATTCAATCATTTTTTTGGAGGAATAGACACATTCTATTCACCTTACATTCGTTTGAATGGTAAAATGGTGATTAAAAATTCTTACAAGAAAGATATTCTTTTAGAGAATAATACTGAGTTAGAAGTAATTCCGCAAATTATTACCAACGATGTAGAAGAGTTTCTTTTTGTAGCTAAATACGTAAGAGAATTAGGTTACAAAGAATTAAATTGGAATTTAGGTTGCCCCTACCCGATGGTTACCAAGCGCGGAATGGGTTCTGGATTAATTGCAGATCCTGAAAAAATAAATAGTATTCTTCATAAAATTCATAATGAATCTGATATTTTAGTTTCTATGAAAATGAGAATGGGCTATGAAACTCCAGAAGAAATCCTAGATGTGTTGCCTATTTTAGATACTTATCCTTTAAAAAACATTGCTATTCATGCAAGAATAGGAAAACAGTTATACAAAGGCGGAACCAATTTAGAGGCATTTCAAAAATGTTTAGATAACAGCAAGCATAAAATGTATTATAATGGTGATATCACTTCCGTTGCTGCATTTAAAAAACTACAAGAACGATTTACATCAATAGATCATTGGATGATTGGACGAGGCTTAATTGCAGATCCTTTTTTACCAAGTATGATTAAAAACGATACCACAGAATATCCAAAAAATAGATTTGATATTTTTAATGAATTTCACAATCGTATTTTTACAGAATATGACGCTGCACTTTCTGGACCAACTCCTATTAAAATGAAAATGCTTGGTTTTTGGGAGTATTTTTCTCAAAGCTTTTCAAATCCTCAGAAAACGTATAAAAAAATTAAAAAAGCAAGCAACGTAAAGAATTACGAGATTGTCGTAAGAGAAATTTTTAAAGAAGCAAAAAACGGATAAATCAGTTCGTCATTGCGAGGTACGAAGCAATCTCCTTAACCTATAAGCAGATTGCTTCGTAACCTCGAAATGACAGTCTATTTTAAATTAAAGTGCTTTATGAACTAGTTTCTGATGGATTTCCTTTATTAAAATCACTTACAACATTAGTAATTACAGCATCAATTCTTGCTTGATCTATATTATATTTAGGATTTAATCCTTTTTTCTCCGGGAAATTTTCTATCGTAACTGTTGTAGAAGGGAAAGCAAAATCTACACCTAATTCTTTCGCTAACTTTACAATAGCAATATGCAATCTATGCTTTGATGATTGTTCTATACCCCAAGTTAAACTCTTAAAATATACATTTACCATAATTAGTAATGCAGAATCTCCAAAACCATTAAACTCAACATTATAAGAATCTGAACGTGTTTCTGGATGTGCAATAATAATTTCTCTTACTCCTTTTACAAAGGCCTCTATTAATTCTGGCGGTGTATCATAACGCAAACCTAAATTGGTATTGTAACGTCTAAACAAACGCAAACCTTTGTTATTAATAACCAATTCAGACAATCTACTATTTGGTATTTGATATATAGAAGTATCTGCTGCACGCACTTGTGTAGATCTAAACCCAACTCTTTCTACAGTACCTACTACTTCTCCAGCTTCTATCCAATCTTCTATATGGAAAGGTTTGTCAAGAAAAATCATGATGGTCCCAATTAAGTTTTTTACTGTGTCTTGAGACGCTAATGCAAATGCCAAACCACCAATAGTTGCTCCAGCTAACATGGTTGTAGTATCTACTCCAAAAAGCATTAACAACTTAAAAATACCAACAACAACTACTAAACCTGTAAGAAAACTATGCAAAATAGGCACTAATTGATCATCTAACCTACCGTGTGTTCTTTCTGTAAACTCTGCATAAATACGCATTATCACTTGTACTAATTTTAAGAAAACATAAATCCAGAACACTGTTTCTGCAATGTTTAAAACCAAAAACACCCACGTATTTGTTGTTAAACCAAATTGTAATGATGGAAAAACTTTATCTACAAAAGTTAACGTAACTAATAGACTTATTGGGTGTGCCAACTTTTTAATTACTTTGTTAACTTCTAAATTGGTGTTTTTTGTAATTTGATGTTGAATCTTTAATAAAATAAAAAAAGCAACTCTTTTAATAATTAAAAAAATAAGGTATCCTAAAGCTAGTATTATTAGCAAACCAACAATTTGCCACAGTTCTAAATTTAATATTTTTTTATGTCCAGAAACAGGTACTAATTTCTGTAACTTCTGCACATACCAAGGATAAACCCCTTTATATAAACTTTCTATTCTGGCAATTGTTTCTGTTGAATAATACCAGTTCTCTCCTATTTTCTCTATATAAATCTCTGGCATTCTTAAAGGAAACAACACATATCTATGATAAGAAGAATACCCAATAGTATCTTTGTAATTTGGGTTGGTAGGAATTTTATTTACATCTACATACAAGCCTTTACCATCTAAAACTTGTTTTATTTTTATTGCTTTTTCTATTGCCTGCTCTTCAGAAAGTCCTAAAATAGTTTTTGCCGCTTTTTTAGGCGCATAAGTGTCAGTTTGTAAAAAGTATAAATGTGTATACACTGTAGCGTGAGGATTGCTCATATCTACACGAATACTATCTTGAGCAACCGTAAACATTGGCAAGAAAACAAGAAACCACAAAAAATTCTTCATCAGTACTTTATTAAAAATGTGTTAAATAAAAAAGCAAATTTAAACCTTTTCATTTTTTAAGTGTCAAAGATGAGTAATTAATAAATAACAATAAAAAAATGAAAAAAATAGTAACCATATTAGTTTTAGTTTTCGCTTTTACATTTACTGCACAAGCGCAAAAAAAAGGTGGTAAACCTTCAGCAGAAAAAATGCTAAAAAAAATGACTAAAGATTTAAATTTAACGGAGGCTCAACAAAGTAAAATTAAACCTTTTTTAGCAGATCAATTAGCAGAAAGAGAAGCTGCTATGGTAAAAAGAAAAGCAATTAAAGAATCTGGACAAAAGCCTTCTAAAGAAGAGCGTCAATTAGACAGAAAAGACAGAATAGCTAAAGAAACTGCTTTTAACACAGAAATGGCTAAAATTCTTAACAAAGAGCAATTAGAAAAATTTGAAGCATTGGCTAAAGAAAGAAAAGAAAATGCTAAAAATAAAGGCAAAAAGAAAAAAAATAAAAAAGAATAAAACTAGTTTTGGGTTGATTAGTTTATTAAAAAACTCGGTTTCTTTATAGAGATCGAGTTTTTACTTTTACAACATTTATAATATGTTAAATACTTGTTAAACATAAAACTACATTAAACCTTTTTCTTTTTAAACAGTCAAAGAAGTATACACATTAACATAAAAAATAATATAAATATGAAAAATTTAGTAAGCATTTTAGTATTAGTATTTGCAATTACATTTACTACACAAGCACAGAAAAAAAGAGGAGGACATGGAGATAAATCTTCTAACTTAACCCCAGAGCAACACGCTACTTTAGCTGTTAAAAAAATGACATTGGCTTTAGATTTATCTGATAGACAACAAAATGAAATAAAGCCTCTTATAACGGCTAAAATGGCAGAAAGAAAAGCTGCTATGGAACAAAGAAAAGCTAACAAAGGTGATAAAAAAAGACCTACTGCAGATGAAAAATATGCCATGCAAAACAAGCGGTTAGATGATAAGATTTACATGAAAAACAAAATGAAAGACATTTTAAACAAAGAGCAGTTTGAAAAGTTTGAAAAAATGCAAAAAGGTAGAAACAAAATGGCAATGAATAAAATGAAAGGAAAAAAAGGTTCTAAAAATAACAAGGGAAGTAAAAGAGGTAATAGATCTCAACAAGGAAAGTAAACTAGTTTTGGTTGATTAGTTGATTGAAAAAAACCCGATTTCTTAATTGAAATCGGGTTTTTGTTTTTATAACAAATTGATATTTTGCGTTAGGGATTGAATCTTTCGACTTCGCTCAAGACAGGCCATCTGTTTGAGCTCTTTTTTGTTTTTACAAAAAAAGCGAGTAGTAAAAGCCTTACCTTATGCAACGTCCAAAACCTACTCCTTAAACCAACTTGAATATTTTACATAATTATTTGCAATTCTATCGATTTCGCCTGAAATTAATTCTTCAGAAATGTCTTTTACTTTTTTAGCAGGAACTCCAGCATAAATACTTCCACTTTCTACAATTGTATTTTTGGTAACTACCGCTCCAGCGGCAATAATAGAATTAGATTCTATTACACAATCATCCATAATAATTGAACCCATACCTACCAAAACATTATCGTGAATAGTACAACCGTGCACCAATGCATTGTGCCCAATAGAAACGTTATTACCAATGGTTGTTGGCGATTTTTGATACGTTGCATGAATAACCGCTCCGTCTTGAATATTGACTTTATTACCAATTTTTATAAAATGCACAT
Encoded here:
- a CDS encoding carboxypeptidase-like regulatory domain-containing protein, which gives rise to MKQKRFFFILFFNLVITSSFSQEKITCRVLDVTSKEPITYATVMLKKIERGTHADLNGGFQIPIKYKSNGIIKISSIGYLSKEVQLSKLNSNGINIIYLSTSNNKLDEVVIKTSKKKKRKLLGIQIVKRAIKNILDNYPTEPHSYIGYYRDYQQPVGDSYQKNRQSKVAIKYLNVHEAIIESFDAGFDSDKLKGNKNQSLLYNYKINTKFIRDSTLTIPYDNKNKKYSESVYITPLGGNELNLLNLTNTIRSHDKMSFSYSNVFQKDFVKNHKFRLKNIVFADSIPLYEVTFSSILEKTSFEYSAYGSIYISKQDFSIYKLNYNLYYRNKKNPQYAVTIEYTPKKGKMYLNYITFNNFFEATNGNYFKIDKTFFNSKQKTFKIYFNRSVALTSIDKRNFKIYYKNKRLKVTAISPFEGSLRIFNVFIDDKSIAEINFENEKNNPRYTSFFQFDITKLKDLSGHEIDKRASIKMNKYREFFVQETFENKTATPQNKFIDKNAPLSRAKITKLKLEHDYWLNTPLKSSKN
- a CDS encoding IS110 family transposase — protein: MNKYKEIFGVDISKDVFDVYGSTSGHDQFKNDELGFKIFLKNLPKNSLVIMEATGYYHYRLAQFLYKQSIFVSIVNPLSVKRFIQMKLSKVKTDKSDAKAICEYGGINEVPLYTALTNVQSECLQLFRLLDSDIKKRTAVKNKIHGEEVLGIPSKWVYGSLKRTKKHLDKEILGIETKVLSLVKQDQQAQLTLLTSIPGIGLKTALFLIVITDGFRKFETASQLCSYVGITPTIRVSGSSVRGRSRISKVGNRKLRNLLFLCAFTACKHNKGCREIYERIVNKGKSKKLALIAVSNKLIKQSFAIAKSGLPYDETYVSVLSK
- a CDS encoding tRNA dihydrouridine synthase, producing MSQTLLSSPLQGFTDYKFRNAFNHFFGGIDTFYSPYIRLNGKMVIKNSYKKDILLENNTELEVIPQIITNDVEEFLFVAKYVRELGYKELNWNLGCPYPMVTKRGMGSGLIADPEKINSILHKIHNESDILVSMKMRMGYETPEEILDVLPILDTYPLKNIAIHARIGKQLYKGGTNLEAFQKCLDNSKHKMYYNGDITSVAAFKKLQERFTSIDHWMIGRGLIADPFLPSMIKNDTTEYPKNRFDIFNEFHNRIFTEYDAALSGPTPIKMKMLGFWEYFSQSFSNPQKTYKKIKKASNVKNYEIVVREIFKEAKNG
- a CDS encoding mechanosensitive ion channel family protein, translating into MKNFLWFLVFLPMFTVAQDSIRVDMSNPHATVYTHLYFLQTDTYAPKKAAKTILGLSEEQAIEKAIKIKQVLDGKGLYVDVNKIPTNPNYKDTIGYSSYHRYVLFPLRMPEIYIEKIGENWYYSTETIARIESLYKGVYPWYVQKLQKLVPVSGHKKILNLELWQIVGLLIILALGYLIFLIIKRVAFFILLKIQHQITKNTNLEVNKVIKKLAHPISLLVTLTFVDKVFPSLQFGLTTNTWVFLVLNIAETVFWIYVFLKLVQVIMRIYAEFTERTHGRLDDQLVPILHSFLTGLVVVVGIFKLLMLFGVDTTTMLAGATIGGLAFALASQDTVKNLIGTIMIFLDKPFHIEDWIEAGEVVGTVERVGFRSTQVRAADTSIYQIPNSRLSELVINNKGLRLFRRYNTNLGLRYDTPPELIEAFVKGVREIIIAHPETRSDSYNVEFNGFGDSALLIMVNVYFKSLTWGIEQSSKHRLHIAIVKLAKELGVDFAFPSTTVTIENFPEKKGLNPKYNIDQARIDAVITNVVSDFNKGNPSETSS
- a CDS encoding gamma carbonic anhydrase family protein, producing MAIIKEVRGNYPQIPEDCYVAENATIVGEVSLGKECSIWFNAVLRGDVHFIKIGNKVNIQDGAVIHATYQKSPTTIGNNVSIGHNALVHGCTIHDNVLVGMGSIIMDDCVIESNSIIAAGAVVTKNTIVESGSIYAGVPAKKVKDISEELISGEIDRIANNYVKYSSWFKE